A single window of Mycobacterium paragordonae DNA harbors:
- a CDS encoding phosphoadenosine phosphosulfate reductase family protein yields MNAARNLDMLREVRARRRGPHEHRHLLARIENHLEQHDGFVAWSGGKDSTVVMHLARQIDPNIPVVFYDSGLQFSENLRYIENLAASYRLNLQVIPAEPDLLTILIAVGGFDHRAPDRELGTSLAEILISAPAAVAHSRYGPGSLWGVRAAEAVARTRLYRANLAALSAEHPDRSRAQARAQLGGIVRRADGTTTYGPIWDWRRNHVFEYLAGVGLPPNPLYSRLAQLGAPAERIRVDSIIDAAKLSNGHIAWLQKGWPDLFDRLSQALPRLPEWT; encoded by the coding sequence GTGAACGCTGCCCGCAATCTGGACATGCTGCGCGAAGTACGGGCGCGTCGCCGCGGCCCGCATGAGCATCGGCATCTGCTCGCGCGCATCGAAAACCACCTCGAGCAGCACGACGGATTCGTGGCCTGGAGCGGCGGTAAAGACTCGACAGTGGTGATGCACCTTGCCCGGCAGATAGATCCCAATATCCCTGTGGTGTTCTACGACTCCGGTCTGCAGTTCTCCGAGAACCTGCGCTACATCGAGAACCTCGCGGCGAGCTACCGGCTGAACCTGCAGGTAATTCCTGCCGAGCCCGACTTACTCACCATCCTGATCGCGGTCGGAGGATTCGACCATCGCGCCCCGGACCGTGAATTAGGGACGTCTTTAGCGGAGATCCTCATCAGTGCGCCCGCCGCCGTCGCGCACTCGCGCTACGGACCCGGGTCGTTGTGGGGTGTGCGCGCGGCAGAAGCTGTCGCTCGCACTCGCCTCTACCGTGCCAACCTCGCCGCGCTCAGCGCCGAGCATCCTGACCGGAGCCGGGCCCAAGCACGCGCGCAACTCGGCGGTATTGTGCGACGCGCTGACGGAACCACCACTTACGGGCCTATCTGGGACTGGCGCCGCAACCACGTCTTCGAATACCTCGCCGGCGTCGGGCTACCCCCAAACCCGCTGTACAGCAGGCTCGCCCAACTCGGTGCCCCAGCAGAGCGTATCCGTGTGGACTCCATCATCGACGCCGCCAAACTCTCCAACGGACACATCGCGTGGTTACAGAAGGGGTGGCCCGATCTGTTCGATCGTCTCTCCCAGGCGCTTCCACGGTTACCTGAGTGGACCTGA
- the tnpA gene encoding IS200/IS605 family transposase — MTTTPSYRRARHSVSLLHAHVVFVTKYRRPVFTDAMLTHCENIMRDACTELGTELVEFNGEADHVHLLVSYPPTLAVSTLVQRLKGRTAHSIRREYTGTCVRARMRGHLWSPSYFAVSCGGAPLSIIKQYIDGQARPL; from the coding sequence ATGACAACAACCCCGAGCTATCGCCGTGCCCGGCACAGCGTGTCGCTGCTGCACGCCCACGTGGTGTTCGTGACGAAGTACCGGCGACCGGTGTTCACCGACGCCATGCTCACCCACTGCGAAAACATCATGCGCGATGCCTGCACCGAACTGGGCACCGAGTTGGTCGAGTTCAACGGCGAAGCCGACCACGTGCACCTGCTCGTCTCCTACCCGCCCACGCTGGCAGTCTCCACGCTGGTCCAGCGACTCAAGGGCCGCACCGCCCACTCCATCCGCCGCGAATACACCGGCACCTGTGTCCGCGCCCGCATGCGCGGACACCTCTGGTCGCCGTCCTACTTCGCCGTCTCCTGCGGAGGCGCACCCTTGTCGATCATCAAGCAGTACATCGACGGACAAGCCCGACCACTCTGA
- a CDS encoding RNA-guided endonuclease InsQ/TnpB family protein — MQMRYRYRIEPTSAQQEMLARVFGCCRVVFNDALRVRDEAYGARVKLSDSEIQRCVITAAKTTTERAWLCEVPSVALVQSVNDSRRAWRNFFDSTSGKRRGRRVGRPRFKSRKDHRQSFRLTRNGFSLKANGRLFVAKVGEVRVRWSRELPSTPSSVTIIREPDGHFYASFVVDVGASPLPVVDREVGVDVGVARLATTATTDGRRADVVNPKHLGRKLRKLRRLEREKSRRQKGSASRDKSRRKVAVAHNKVARARRDYHHKQALALVRENQVIHVEDLNIVGMVRNRRLARAISDAGWGQFVRIIDEKADRYGRTVHTVSRWLASSKTCSDCGHRLDELPLQIRSWTCPKCRVVHDRDHNAAKTILAAGRAERRNAGGASVSPPTTREARGDEAGSTPTAA, encoded by the coding sequence ATGCAGATGCGCTACCGGTATCGCATCGAACCGACATCGGCCCAGCAGGAGATGCTGGCGCGGGTGTTCGGGTGCTGCCGGGTGGTGTTCAACGACGCGCTGAGAGTCCGCGACGAGGCGTATGGGGCTCGGGTGAAGTTGTCCGACAGCGAGATTCAGCGCTGCGTGATCACCGCGGCCAAGACCACTACCGAGCGAGCCTGGTTGTGCGAGGTGCCGAGTGTGGCGTTGGTGCAGTCGGTCAACGACTCCCGCCGCGCCTGGCGCAATTTCTTCGACTCAACCAGTGGGAAACGTCGGGGTCGGCGGGTGGGCCGGCCGCGGTTCAAATCCCGCAAGGATCACCGGCAGTCGTTTCGGCTTACCCGCAACGGGTTCAGCCTGAAAGCCAACGGCCGGCTGTTCGTGGCCAAAGTCGGCGAGGTGCGGGTGCGCTGGTCACGCGAGCTACCCAGCACGCCGTCGTCGGTCACGATCATTCGGGAACCCGATGGCCATTTCTACGCCAGTTTCGTTGTCGACGTTGGGGCCTCACCGCTGCCCGTGGTGGACCGGGAGGTCGGTGTGGATGTAGGGGTCGCTCGGTTGGCCACGACCGCCACCACCGATGGCCGTCGGGCCGATGTCGTCAATCCGAAGCATTTGGGTCGCAAGCTGCGGAAGCTGCGGCGGTTGGAGCGGGAGAAGTCTCGACGGCAGAAAGGATCGGCCAGCAGGGACAAGTCGCGGCGCAAGGTAGCCGTCGCGCACAACAAGGTTGCCCGTGCTCGGCGGGACTATCACCACAAGCAGGCTTTGGCGTTGGTTCGCGAGAATCAAGTGATCCACGTCGAAGACCTCAACATCGTGGGGATGGTCAGAAACCGTCGTCTGGCACGGGCAATCAGCGATGCCGGATGGGGTCAGTTCGTGCGGATCATCGACGAGAAAGCCGACCGCTACGGCCGCACCGTGCACACCGTGTCGCGGTGGCTGGCATCGAGCAAAACCTGCTCGGACTGTGGGCACCGACTCGACGAACTGCCACTGCAGATTCGGTCGTGGACGTGCCCGAAGTGCCGAGTGGTCCACGACCGCGACCACAACGCCGCCAAGACCATTCTCGCTGCCGGGCGGGCAGAGAGACGAAACGCCGGTGGAGCCTCGGTAAGTCCTCCCACCACTCGGGAGGCGCGGGGCGACGAAGCAGGAAGCACCCCAACAGCGGCGTAG
- a CDS encoding transcriptional regulator: MIGHEIRPLGALPWPPGLGKLIEYPRLQARLTRLLGERSADSAVHEDMVRRRDPAYREVVLTELSAAPWASDLIESVDMATDLARRSPLLNKRFDDASARWVAWAKQSRETVAPSVRSWLESPARVTRESIENGRHRLTFLRLHHPLEHSVLVRVNHSRL; this comes from the coding sequence GTGATCGGGCATGAGATCAGACCGCTCGGCGCGCTCCCGTGGCCACCCGGGCTGGGCAAACTCATCGAGTACCCAAGGTTGCAGGCCCGCCTCACACGGCTTCTGGGTGAGCGCAGCGCCGATTCTGCGGTGCACGAGGATATGGTGCGCCGCCGTGATCCCGCCTATCGCGAGGTAGTGCTCACCGAGTTGTCGGCTGCCCCGTGGGCGAGTGACCTCATTGAATCAGTGGACATGGCAACGGATTTGGCACGGCGATCACCGCTGCTCAATAAGCGGTTCGACGACGCCTCAGCGCGGTGGGTGGCATGGGCAAAGCAATCTCGAGAAACCGTCGCACCGTCCGTGCGCTCCTGGCTTGAAAGCCCGGCGCGGGTGACGCGCGAATCGATCGAGAACGGTAGACACCGACTCACATTCCTGCGCCTGCACCACCCACTTGAGCACTCTGTGCTCGTTCGGGTCAACCACAGCCGCCTGTAG
- a CDS encoding DEAD/DEAH box helicase has protein sequence MISRDLWPVLHEAVTTLAAVCDYANERDSAGFSATDAAVGHFLADTPLQEWADEHAATARVLLPTYRRQLGEQTTAQILSIPDPDAEHARAAREAVRGLHRAARRRQYLHRSSYVHLEDQRVLLAFPFDEALVAAARVIAGRRYDGARKVNSYPLSSLPAVVGLATGAGIDIAPEILAVARDVVHNPDAYRPVEVSLCEHDPALLRIDTDYAPGLTAALKALNGGSTWRSAARVHEIAITVGAAQLLDVFTSHDLVIEASAARALDEAIAQQRNQAGGTADLTGDRRLSIAAATPAVQSAVAARLRALAGSCVPRKALLPWPLHVEPAAIAELLQAQGIDVTPAASAALHDEIDRQETNLEVACAASGPPMKIAELGVTLMAHQCPAVRFAAAGRRILIGDEMGLGKTITALATVAAEHAFPVVVACKPDLTENWRTEITRALPARRVAVASGLTPRAVPAGTDVVVIGYAALASRPRMPTGTTRRFAWVQQLAELGPRALIIDEGHLGKESTAARSRALAALGADVAARDGLILNLTGTAVVNRPRELAQQLITLGLLAPKDTEINPGRHLFGGEWDFLFRYCGPEQSSGGFGWTFNGASHTRELNHRLKAFGVMLRRTEDALDLPEFSCTVLPIEPAQLDPDAWAQYRQAEQAAAADFAREATDLAEAYGVEVSDARVRAAMRARSGAHLVRINALRQLIGAAKQPAITDWVSRYVADGEKVMIAAHHRDVVDHYASRFGGLKIQGGQSVAAKEADKHAFQTCPVDQAPAITVAISAGGVGHTLTAARIGVQAELCWTPGELRQMAKRIHRIGQTRPVQYRVAVVPATIDEQMWQIITNKQRTLDAVLDGVDISDVRDDDTAAAAQLAWELVEAGLNALAEVK, from the coding sequence ATGATCAGCCGAGATCTGTGGCCCGTACTGCACGAGGCGGTGACCACGTTGGCCGCGGTGTGTGACTACGCCAATGAGCGTGACTCAGCGGGTTTTTCGGCCACCGACGCCGCGGTAGGGCACTTCCTGGCCGACACGCCGCTGCAGGAATGGGCAGACGAACACGCCGCGACCGCGCGGGTGTTGCTGCCCACGTATCGTCGCCAACTCGGCGAGCAGACGACCGCCCAGATCCTGTCCATCCCCGATCCGGACGCCGAGCACGCGCGGGCAGCCCGCGAAGCTGTGCGTGGATTGCACCGCGCGGCCCGGCGCCGCCAGTATCTGCACCGGTCGAGCTACGTACACCTTGAGGATCAGCGGGTGCTGCTCGCGTTCCCGTTCGATGAGGCTTTGGTGGCGGCGGCGCGCGTCATTGCCGGGCGCCGCTACGACGGTGCCCGCAAGGTCAACAGCTACCCACTGTCGTCGTTGCCGGCAGTGGTGGGGTTGGCCACCGGGGCCGGTATCGACATCGCACCCGAGATCCTCGCGGTGGCCCGCGATGTGGTGCACAATCCGGACGCTTACCGGCCAGTCGAGGTGTCGCTGTGCGAACACGACCCCGCACTGCTCCGTATCGACACCGATTACGCTCCCGGCCTCACCGCGGCCCTGAAAGCTCTCAACGGGGGTTCCACCTGGCGTTCGGCGGCGCGGGTGCACGAGATCGCCATCACGGTGGGCGCCGCCCAGCTCCTCGACGTGTTCACCAGCCACGATCTCGTCATCGAAGCGTCAGCCGCCCGGGCGCTCGATGAGGCGATCGCGCAGCAACGCAACCAGGCCGGCGGCACCGCCGACCTGACCGGCGATCGCCGCCTGTCCATCGCCGCCGCCACACCGGCGGTCCAGTCTGCGGTCGCAGCACGACTGCGGGCACTGGCAGGCAGCTGCGTACCTCGAAAAGCGCTGCTGCCGTGGCCACTGCACGTCGAGCCCGCCGCCATCGCGGAATTGTTGCAGGCGCAGGGCATCGACGTCACACCCGCCGCCTCAGCTGCGCTCCACGATGAAATCGACCGCCAGGAAACGAATCTGGAAGTTGCATGCGCGGCGAGTGGGCCACCGATGAAGATCGCCGAACTCGGGGTCACCCTGATGGCCCATCAGTGTCCAGCCGTACGATTCGCGGCCGCGGGCCGGCGGATCCTGATCGGCGACGAGATGGGTTTGGGCAAAACGATCACCGCGCTGGCCACCGTCGCGGCAGAACATGCCTTCCCCGTCGTCGTGGCGTGCAAGCCTGACCTGACCGAGAACTGGCGTACCGAGATCACCCGGGCGCTGCCGGCCCGCAGGGTGGCGGTGGCCTCGGGTCTGACCCCCCGTGCCGTGCCGGCCGGGACAGACGTGGTGGTCATCGGCTATGCAGCCCTAGCTTCGCGCCCCCGCATGCCGACCGGTACAACGCGTCGGTTCGCATGGGTGCAGCAGCTCGCCGAGCTCGGTCCGCGGGCGCTGATCATCGACGAGGGCCACCTGGGCAAGGAGTCCACCGCGGCCCGCTCACGTGCCCTGGCGGCACTGGGCGCTGACGTGGCGGCCCGCGACGGACTGATCTTGAACCTGACCGGAACCGCCGTGGTCAACCGTCCCCGGGAGCTGGCTCAGCAGCTGATCACCCTGGGCTTACTGGCGCCCAAGGACACCGAAATCAACCCCGGCCGGCATCTGTTCGGCGGTGAATGGGACTTCCTGTTCCGCTACTGCGGACCCGAACAAAGTTCCGGCGGTTTCGGGTGGACGTTCAACGGTGCATCCCATACCCGCGAACTCAACCACCGCCTCAAAGCTTTCGGCGTCATGCTACGGCGCACCGAAGACGCACTGGACCTACCCGAGTTCTCGTGCACCGTCCTCCCGATCGAACCGGCACAACTGGACCCCGACGCCTGGGCGCAGTACCGACAGGCCGAACAGGCCGCGGCAGCCGACTTTGCCCGCGAGGCAACCGATCTCGCCGAAGCATACGGGGTAGAGGTGAGTGACGCGCGCGTCCGGGCTGCAATGCGTGCCCGCAGCGGTGCCCATCTGGTGCGCATCAACGCATTGCGTCAATTGATCGGCGCAGCCAAACAGCCTGCCATCACCGACTGGGTGTCGCGGTACGTCGCTGATGGCGAGAAGGTGATGATCGCGGCACATCACCGCGACGTCGTCGACCACTACGCCAGCCGATTCGGCGGCCTGAAGATCCAGGGCGGTCAATCGGTGGCTGCGAAAGAAGCCGACAAGCACGCGTTCCAAACATGCCCAGTCGATCAAGCGCCTGCGATCACGGTTGCGATCAGCGCCGGCGGTGTCGGGCACACCCTGACCGCCGCGCGCATCGGGGTGCAAGCGGAACTGTGTTGGACACCAGGAGAGTTGCGGCAAATGGCCAAGCGAATCCACCGGATCGGCCAAACCCGCCCGGTGCAGTACCGGGTAGCGGTGGTGCCCGCCACGATCGACGAGCAGATGTGGCAGATCATCACCAATAAACAGCGAACCCTAGATGCCGTCCTCGACGGCGTCGACATCAGCGACGTCCGCGACGACGACACTGCCGCAGCCGCCCAGCTGGCCTGGGAACTCGTCGAAGCCGGCCTCAACGCCCTTGCAGAGGTGAAATGA
- a CDS encoding helix-turn-helix domain-containing protein, translated as MPRGARNAEQALTRWRHNFDQRDPLVRHAHDAGVPINRIHRLTGISRSTIYRILDNRADTPHIEGAAPPISAKPPRK; from the coding sequence ATGCCCCGGGGCGCTCGTAACGCAGAGCAGGCGCTGACGCGCTGGCGACACAATTTCGACCAACGTGATCCACTCGTGCGGCACGCCCACGACGCCGGGGTGCCTATCAACCGGATCCACCGTCTCACCGGCATCAGTCGGTCCACCATCTATCGCATCCTCGACAACCGGGCCGACACCCCGCACATAGAGGGGGCGGCTCCACCGATCTCAGCGAAGCCGCCCCGCAAGTGA
- a CDS encoding RAMP superfamily CRISPR-associated protein has translation MRTPLICAHWDIQILARSAIVHRDDDDNTAGSDTFSLFRREDIIGPDGSQLQVPIISGNSFRGILRRTGEALTAAVLNYENQLPVPAAHLLSNGGRLAKARDAKGRTPFTDEQERRLKDLIPHIAVFGGAASGRIMSGLLMVGKVLPEVSELAHILPLPPANPPSPAMLALGEEFFTHLNDHRRSIQHPPGPDPDRTTSPLGRYSGETLRAGTHLQTFIRINNATPIQLAFLRTVLDDFSANGHLGGRTAAGYGRISATSTMTVIRGADDTGADWASQLAERRDEALAALTQLT, from the coding sequence ATGAGAACACCGCTGATCTGCGCCCACTGGGACATCCAGATCCTGGCCCGCTCGGCGATCGTGCACCGCGACGACGATGACAACACCGCCGGCAGCGACACCTTCAGCTTGTTCCGCCGCGAAGACATCATCGGCCCCGATGGCAGCCAACTGCAGGTACCGATCATCTCCGGCAACAGTTTCCGCGGCATTCTGCGCCGCACCGGTGAAGCCCTGACCGCTGCGGTCCTTAACTACGAGAATCAGCTCCCCGTGCCGGCAGCGCACCTGCTCAGCAACGGCGGCCGGCTGGCCAAGGCCCGCGACGCCAAAGGACGAACTCCGTTCACCGACGAGCAAGAACGCCGCCTCAAAGACCTCATCCCCCACATCGCCGTCTTCGGCGGCGCGGCCAGCGGGCGCATCATGTCCGGTCTACTCATGGTTGGCAAAGTGCTCCCCGAAGTTAGCGAACTCGCCCACATCCTGCCCCTGCCTCCGGCCAACCCGCCCAGCCCGGCCATGCTAGCCCTGGGCGAAGAATTCTTCACCCACCTCAACGATCACCGCCGGTCAATCCAGCACCCTCCCGGGCCAGACCCCGACCGCACAACGAGTCCCCTGGGCCGATACTCGGGGGAAACCCTGCGCGCCGGCACCCACTTGCAAACCTTTATCCGCATCAACAACGCAACACCAATTCAGCTGGCGTTCCTGCGCACAGTGCTCGACGACTTCAGCGCCAACGGCCACCTCGGCGGCCGCACCGCCGCCGGCTACGGACGCATCAGCGCCACGTCGACCATGACCGTCATCCGCGGCGCCGACGACACCGGCGCCGACTGGGCCAGCCAGCTCGCCGAGCGCCGCGATGAAGCCCTCGCCGCGCTCACCCAACTCACCTGA
- a CDS encoding ribbon-helix-helix domain-containing protein — MPNQPKTPIRAFRIPDELYEQAQAKARQSGVNLSDVVRAALLAFIETDWPLPPRS, encoded by the coding sequence GTGCCCAATCAACCCAAGACGCCGATACGTGCGTTCCGGATACCTGATGAGCTGTATGAGCAGGCGCAGGCCAAAGCGCGGCAGTCGGGAGTGAATCTCAGCGATGTTGTCCGTGCTGCGCTGCTGGCCTTCATCGAGACAGACTGGCCGCTGCCGCCGCGGTCGTGA